Genomic window (Alligator mississippiensis isolate rAllMis1 chromosome 4, rAllMis1, whole genome shotgun sequence):
AGGTTGGGAGGATGTGtgcctcagctggcagcagtgtggagtctggccagccctggcacctgcctttctctGTACAGCCCTGTCCTTGGAAAGCTGCTCCCCTacacagaggcaggcagcaggggcctgccagGCAGCACAAGGGATCTGCAGCAGCTTGGGCTCTGGCTCTGTTACACATGCAGCCTTTGCCAGCTGATGTgcccttcctctgtagtgagccccctggggcagctgggcacCCCTATACTCAGAGTGGCCCTATCCTTAGCACAGTCTCTGCTGCCCCGAGCCCCTGACGCTGGtgtgcactgccctgtgctggatggCCTTGCTTCCAAgaggtccctcctgccccaggggctgtgccaggaacAGTTGTGCATTTTCAGGTACTTGGGCTGAGACTGTTACATCTGTCCCCTTGGCTTGCTTTGGTTGCCTGTGCCTGAGAGGTGGGGCTAGTGGAGAGGATTGCTCTTGGGGGTGCATCTAGCCTCTGCTTTCTCcaggctgccctgtcctggccttgCAGGTGGTCTGCACTACCTGGAGGCCTCTGCTGTTCCTGGGTAAGGCTGCTTTCCCTTCCCATTGCAATGCTgtcactgcagcccctgctctgctcctggctgccatcCACTGCCCACCAGCTGTTCCTCAGCATGTCTAGTGGGCATtgtgcatgggcagcagctgcaggcgtGCTTGTGGAACAGAGCTAGGGAGCCAGATCCAGCCGCTCCCGTCTGGCTCTGTGCCCTCAGCTCCTCAGTCACTGAgctggctggatccagtgcaggGCTGGTTTGTTCCATGATTGCTGACCTGGGAGATGGAAGCCACAAGGCTCAGGAATTTAAATTACCCCCATGTGTGCAAACAtgtggggtgcagggaggtgaaAGAGGCCCTCACTGCTGGTGGGTGGAAGCTGTCCTGGCGTTGAGCAGTTCTGCTGAGCTCAGTCGTTGCTGGGGGGGTGAAAGGCTCTGTCTCTCCAGGTTGTGAAGGGCAAGGGCATGTCCAAAGGCGAGTGATTGGGTAAGGAAGGTGTTTCCTCTAAGACCCTCCCAGTGGAGCTGTTTCCATGCTCAGCTTGTAGCCCTGTAGGTTGAGGCCCCAGAGTCCTGGAGGGAACATGTCCCTTGCCCATACACCAGTCTGGGAGAGCCCTGTACCACTAAGCAATCCTTTGAGCTGTGGGTGGCCCTTGCAGGAAGGGACCTGCTGGACTTAGGGTGACTGCTCTTCCACAGGGCCTGAAACCCAACAGCTTCTATAAAGTGAAAGTGCCAGAGCTGAAGGAGATCATCGAGGGCTGCATCCGCATGAATGAGAAGTGAGCACATGGGGCTGCTGTACAGGCCCTTGGCAGCCTGGACCATGGGTCCTTGAGACAGATAAGGGGTGGCTGGGGGTTTGggctctgcctcagccccagccctgctgtgggtcTGTATAGTGCCTGGCCTCTTGGTGCTGCTGCACCAAGTCCTGGCTGAGCCACATACCTGCGAGGTCAATCCATCCTTGTTCAGCCTCAGAAGCCTGAGCCAAAGCTCTAGGCATGTGATCAACCACCTTacagccccccagtcctgccccttcTCTGCACAGTCCCTCCCCTTGTTCAGACTGCAGGAGCTACAGGGAACTAGGGGAAGCCTGGCTctgaagggagtgggggagggcacaCCAGAAAGGGAAAAGTATGCAACAGGGCAGTGGCCCAACTCCACATATGTAGCAGCAGTCTCTGGAGGGCCTCATACCTTGTTTCAGAGCACCTCCTTGTGGTGATCGCTGCAAAGAGGTCAGCTCCCTCCAGCCTTTCCCACTGCATTTCatttcctccctcaccccacccttcTCACTTCAGTTGCAGCAAGTGTGACTCAGTCTCTGAGGGACTCCTCAGGCACATTCTGCCCCAGGCCATGTTTGCAGAagacagggctggggctatggAAATGTGTGTGCCAACATCCCTCCCCTTCATGGCAGCTCttgcctctgctttgctcccagccccaagagtCCACAGGTTGTGTGTGGATGGATGCTTTTGTCTCCTGGGGTGCCCTTGACCCAGAGCTGTAAGCCAGCAGAAAAAGCCCAAGTGCACTTATGCCTCTGTGTGTTCTAGTATCAGGCAAACCTTCTGCCTTGCACCATGGGCTGCCTGAGGCTCTGCCCTATGCTGAAGACAATGTCTGCTGTTCCAGAGCCAGGGGTGGCTAGCCCTAGGCTaccatgcagctccccacctgtTCTAGCTGAGCTGTgagagatgctgctgccatgtgaagttctgcctctgccctggtagAAAACAGAACAGACTGATGATGTAAAAACCTCCCTGTACAGTGGTTGTGAATAAAGTAGAGCGAACAAAGGGGCAGCAGTCTTTTATTGCTCAAAGACCGCACAACTCCAGCAGCAGAGCAAGAGTGGCCACAGGGGCATCCGAAAGCAAACTGTCCTTCCTTCTGGAAAAATACATTCCTGTTCTCCCCCTTTCCTGCCAAAGATGGATGAAAGACAAATGTCAGCTTCTGTTGCCTGGTTTGTGCAtgggctggaggagagagaaggagTAGGACAAGGACAGCTCTGTGCCACTAACTAGTATCCACACGTCCAGCCAGCCTTTGGTGCGCATGTTGGATTCAGTGAGATGATAAAAATGAATGACTGACCTGTGAATTTTCCCTCTAACAACATAAACCTCTTAGGGAAGTAGGTTGCTGAAACTGTCCCCACAAATACCCCCCAGGTACCACCGCAGGTGAATGGCCATAAGGGaaatccctgcctgctgcccaagtGGCCTGGGGGGACGGGCCGCTCGCTCCGGGTCAGTGcgccgcgggggggggggcggcgcacGGGCCGTCACGAGCCGGGTCAGCTGGTCGCGCTCTTGGCCGCCCGGGCGCGGGCCGCCACCGCCTCCTCCTCCAGGTCGTCGAGGAACCGCTCCTGGGACACCGAGTAGAAGGTGTAGGCGTCTGCACGCCCGCTCAGGAAAACGCCAGCACCGccccgggccccccggccccgcaCCCCCGCCCCTGAAGGATACAGATGCCAAGCGTGATGGAGCCGATGCCGAGCGCCAGCAGCGCGTTGCGGCCGCGGAGCCGGCGCTGCATGGCGCGCTGCTGCTGCGCGTACTCCAGGCTTTGGATGATGCGGCGCTGCTCGACGCTGAGGTCCGGGTCCCGCGCGGGGTCGATCCGCTTCGACACCACCTCCTCGCGCGGACCCGGCGGCGTCTCCATGCTGCGCACCCGCTTCTTCCGCCGCGGAAGTGgggcgcgcgggcgggcggccggAAACGTCACATCCGCACGGGACCGGCGTGACGTCACCCGTGCCGGGCGTCGTCCCCACCACCTTTGATAAGGGCAGAA
Coding sequences:
- the LOC102565546 gene encoding cytochrome c oxidase assembly factor 3 homolog, mitochondrial, with the translated sequence MWWGRRPARVTSRRSRADVTFPAARPRAPLPRRKKRVRSMETPPGPREEVVSKRIDPARDPDLSVEQRRIIQSLEYAQQQRAMQRRLRGRNALLALGIGSITLGIYAYTFYSVSQERFLDDLEEEAVAARARAAKSATS